In a single window of the Pocillopora verrucosa isolate sample1 chromosome 4, ASM3666991v2, whole genome shotgun sequence genome:
- the LOC136280348 gene encoding uncharacterized protein, whose translation MINLGTSDHGAVFWRPKTSRDITVRAHKAQKRSVRRFPESAINAFGRWVSSHHWFTGLDSVASVDSLTGSFNTDVKTAIDIRFPLKSVKIHPTDRPWMTSRIKQLILERQRVFHSNRNGRWKELRIRVRDEIAAREKAFYSEKVSYLKNTDPRKWWSLVNRLSGKSSGASAISYEVDNKVLSGLELANRLNNFFVSVTSDVPALDYLTLPAFLPAPDQLPVIRPTEVYKKLLRLSPFKTCGSDAIPNLILKLFASELSEPVTTIFNRSLSSGDFPSAWRDAYISPIPKASPVTCDNDL comes from the coding sequence ATGATAAACCTGGGTACATCAGATCACGGCGCTGTGTTTTGGAGACCTAAAACATCTCGTGATATTACGGTGCGCGCTCATAAGGCCCAGAAACGCAGCGTACGACGGTTTCCGGAGTCGGCTATTAATGCTTTCGGGAGGTGGGTTTCTAGTCATCATTGGTTCACTGGTCTAGACAGTGTGGCTTCAGTTGACAGCTTAACGGGGTCGTTTAACACTGATGTGAAAACAGCAATTGATATTCGTTTCCCACTAAAGTCGGTGAAAATCCATCCCACCGACAGACCCTGGATGACATCTCGCATTAAGCAGCTCATCCTCGAAAGGCAGCGTGTGTTCCATTCTAATAGGAATGGCAGATGGAAAGAGCTGCGCATCAGGGTGCGCGATGAGATTGCTGCCAGGGAAAAAGCCTTTTACTCTGAGAAGGTTAGCTATCTGAAAAATACCGACCCACGGAAGTGGTGGAGTCTCGTTAACAGGCTCTCCGGTAAATCCAGTGGCGCAAGTGCTATCAGTTATGAGGTCGACAATAAGGTATTGTCTGGCCTGGAGCTGGCAAATAGGCTTAAcaacttttttgtttcagtaaCATCTGATGTTCCAGCCCTGGATTACCTAACGCTCCCTGCCTTTCTACCCGCACCGGACCAGTTACCTGTCATCCGCCCCACGGAAGTCTACAAAAAACTGCTCAGGCTAAGTCCTTTCAAAACTTGTGGTTCTGACGCGATTCCAAATCTAATTCTGAAGTTGTTTGCGTCCGAGCTTTCTGAGCCCGTGACCACTATCTTTAACCGGTCGTTGTCGTCTGGTGACTTCCCCTCGGCGTGGAGAGATGCCTATATATCACCAATACCAAAGGCGTCACCTGTCACCTGTGACAATGACCTGTGA
- the LOC131778095 gene encoding uncharacterized protein isoform X4 — protein MNLMDTYDKKTKKCSGKYEYGLGSSEVTIVARASDEIKRVRVYVQRCPDAAIRTHDTTGPVELQVNFQQHDQTQTVLSVDLGSVHRTEEGSSVYRLEKADVIERNKWELIIMMGFHEGLVTTIKSKPFRITTRATQKAKNLEVQDESTIAGKEALRLPSQCCKVPNHKLASDHSPRQFTFSEIENDGVESHATNAVVNRVALKLRQELSKLNLNDEFTRSTSTTLSTNPLVLGKVVLRPDTRLDKRKVSVHYNRDVRARYIVEQPDLPNLLKLMSHRAPACTSGGRRRANGFKTAEEDFWWACGLCFFERRKKSTVKAHVIQKVCQKTSLRKEMRQRRKALGHLKRYASCEFSTEEHEDFEFLTWNSPLSV, from the exons ATGAACCTAATGGACACCTACGataagaagacaaaaaaatgctCCGGAAAATACGAATATGGACTGGGATCGTCAGAAGTAACTATTGTGGCCCGTGCTTCCGATGAAATTAAGAGAGTACGAGTTTACGTTCAAAGATGTCCTGACGCTGCGATAAGAACTCACGACACAACAG GTCCCGTCGAGCTGcaagttaattttcagcaacACGATCAGACACAGACTGTCCTTTCGGTAGATTTGGGCTCAGTGCACAGAACAGAAGAGGGATCCTCTGTGTACCGACTTGAGAAGGCTGATGTTATAGAGAGAAACAAGTGGGAGCTCATCATAATGATGGGTTTTCATGAAGGATTGGTTACAACCATTAAGTCAAAACCTTTTAGGATCACTACAAGAGCAACTCAGAAGGCCAAGAACCTTGAAGTACAGGATGAATCAA ccatcgCTGGAAAAGAAGCTTTGAGACTACCATCGCAATGCTGTAAAGTACCTAACCACAAACTTGCATCCGACCACTCGCCGAGGCAGTTTACCTTTTCCGAAATTGAAAACGACGGAGTAG AATCACACGCCACAAACGCCGTTGTCAACAGAGTAGCTTTAAAGCTTCGCCAGGAACTCTCGAAGCTTAATTTAAATGATGAATTTACCCGATCAACGTCGACGACGCTATCAACAAATCCACTCGTTCTCGGAAAAGTTGTTCTTCGACCAGACACGAGACTCGATAAGAGAAAA GTTTCAGTACACTACAACCGCGATGTTCGAGCTCGATACATCGTTGAACAACCTGATCTACCCAATCTGTTAAAACTTATGAGCCATCGGGCACCGGCTTGCACAAGTGGTGGAAGGAGAAGAGCAAATGGATTCAAAACTGCCGAAGAAGACTTTTGGTGGGCATGTGGACTATGCTTCTTTGAAAGGCGAAAGAAATCGACAGTCAAAGCCCATGTAATACAGAAAGTTTGCCAGAAAACCTCTTTGAGGAAAGAAATGAGACAAAGAAGAAAGGCGTTGGGCCATTTGAAAAGATACGCAAGCTGTGAGTTTAGCACTGAAGAACACGAGGACTTTGAGTTCCTGACTTGGAACAGTCCTCTTTCTGTCTAA
- the LOC131778095 gene encoding uncharacterized protein isoform X3, with amino-acid sequence MSSITCSFRTAADHSFLPPCGAKTNLSSKGHQPKYARPEVEVQIMNLMDTYDKKTKKCSGKYEYGLGSSEVTIVARASDEIKRVRVYVQRCPDAAIRTHDTTGPVELQVNFQQHDQTQTVLSVDLGSVHRTEEGSSVYRLEKADVIERNKWELIIMMGFHEGLVTTIKSKPFRITTRATQKAKNLEVQDESTIAGKEALRLPSQCCKVPNHKLASDHSPRQFTFSEIENDGVESHATNAVVNRVALKLRQELSKLNLNDEFTRSTSTTLSTNPLVLGKVVLRPDTRLDKRKVSVHYNRDVRARYIVEQPDLPNLLKLMSHRAPACTSGGRRRANGFKTAEEDFWWACGLCFFERRKKSTVKAHVIQKVCQKTSLRKEMRQRRKALGHLKRYASCEFSTEEHEDFEFLTWNSPLSV; translated from the exons ATGAGTTCAATAACCTGTTCCTTTAGAACTGCAG CCGATCACAGTTTTCTACCTCCTTGTGGCGCCAAGACGAACCTGTCCTCTAAAGGACATCAACCAAAATATGCAAGACCTGAGGTAGAGGTTCAAATTATGAACCTAATGGACACCTACGataagaagacaaaaaaatgctCCGGAAAATACGAATATGGACTGGGATCGTCAGAAGTAACTATTGTGGCCCGTGCTTCCGATGAAATTAAGAGAGTACGAGTTTACGTTCAAAGATGTCCTGACGCTGCGATAAGAACTCACGACACAACAG GTCCCGTCGAGCTGcaagttaattttcagcaacACGATCAGACACAGACTGTCCTTTCGGTAGATTTGGGCTCAGTGCACAGAACAGAAGAGGGATCCTCTGTGTACCGACTTGAGAAGGCTGATGTTATAGAGAGAAACAAGTGGGAGCTCATCATAATGATGGGTTTTCATGAAGGATTGGTTACAACCATTAAGTCAAAACCTTTTAGGATCACTACAAGAGCAACTCAGAAGGCCAAGAACCTTGAAGTACAGGATGAATCAA ccatcgCTGGAAAAGAAGCTTTGAGACTACCATCGCAATGCTGTAAAGTACCTAACCACAAACTTGCATCCGACCACTCGCCGAGGCAGTTTACCTTTTCCGAAATTGAAAACGACGGAGTAG AATCACACGCCACAAACGCCGTTGTCAACAGAGTAGCTTTAAAGCTTCGCCAGGAACTCTCGAAGCTTAATTTAAATGATGAATTTACCCGATCAACGTCGACGACGCTATCAACAAATCCACTCGTTCTCGGAAAAGTTGTTCTTCGACCAGACACGAGACTCGATAAGAGAAAA GTTTCAGTACACTACAACCGCGATGTTCGAGCTCGATACATCGTTGAACAACCTGATCTACCCAATCTGTTAAAACTTATGAGCCATCGGGCACCGGCTTGCACAAGTGGTGGAAGGAGAAGAGCAAATGGATTCAAAACTGCCGAAGAAGACTTTTGGTGGGCATGTGGACTATGCTTCTTTGAAAGGCGAAAGAAATCGACAGTCAAAGCCCATGTAATACAGAAAGTTTGCCAGAAAACCTCTTTGAGGAAAGAAATGAGACAAAGAAGAAAGGCGTTGGGCCATTTGAAAAGATACGCAAGCTGTGAGTTTAGCACTGAAGAACACGAGGACTTTGAGTTCCTGACTTGGAACAGTCCTCTTTCTGTCTAA
- the LOC131778095 gene encoding uncharacterized protein isoform X1: MSLFALDPELEQQLNDIDEFIRAQYGDDLSAGFNQSEWLLPSQTGEAPMQTSFWNVRADHSFLPPCGAKTNLSSKGHQPKYARPEVEVQIMNLMDTYDKKTKKCSGKYEYGLGSSEVTIVARASDEIKRVRVYVQRCPDAAIRTHDTTGPVELQVNFQQHDQTQTVLSVDLGSVHRTEEGSSVYRLEKADVIERNKWELIIMMGFHEGLVTTIKSKPFRITTRATQKAKNLEVQDESTIAGKEALRLPSQCCKVPNHKLASDHSPRQFTFSEIENDGVESHATNAVVNRVALKLRQELSKLNLNDEFTRSTSTTLSTNPLVLGKVVLRPDTRLDKRKVSVHYNRDVRARYIVEQPDLPNLLKLMSHRAPACTSGGRRRANGFKTAEEDFWWACGLCFFERRKKSTVKAHVIQKVCQKTSLRKEMRQRRKALGHLKRYASCEFSTEEHEDFEFLTWNSPLSV; encoded by the exons ATGAGTCTTTTCGCTTTAGATCCCGAGCTAGAGCAACAGCTAAATGATATAGATGAATTTATCAGGGCACAGTATGGCGACGATTTATCTGCCGGGTTCAACCAGAGCGAGTGGCTTTTGCCTTCACAAACCGGGGAAGCCCCGATGCAGACAAGCTTCTGGAACGTAAGGG CCGATCACAGTTTTCTACCTCCTTGTGGCGCCAAGACGAACCTGTCCTCTAAAGGACATCAACCAAAATATGCAAGACCTGAGGTAGAGGTTCAAATTATGAACCTAATGGACACCTACGataagaagacaaaaaaatgctCCGGAAAATACGAATATGGACTGGGATCGTCAGAAGTAACTATTGTGGCCCGTGCTTCCGATGAAATTAAGAGAGTACGAGTTTACGTTCAAAGATGTCCTGACGCTGCGATAAGAACTCACGACACAACAG GTCCCGTCGAGCTGcaagttaattttcagcaacACGATCAGACACAGACTGTCCTTTCGGTAGATTTGGGCTCAGTGCACAGAACAGAAGAGGGATCCTCTGTGTACCGACTTGAGAAGGCTGATGTTATAGAGAGAAACAAGTGGGAGCTCATCATAATGATGGGTTTTCATGAAGGATTGGTTACAACCATTAAGTCAAAACCTTTTAGGATCACTACAAGAGCAACTCAGAAGGCCAAGAACCTTGAAGTACAGGATGAATCAA ccatcgCTGGAAAAGAAGCTTTGAGACTACCATCGCAATGCTGTAAAGTACCTAACCACAAACTTGCATCCGACCACTCGCCGAGGCAGTTTACCTTTTCCGAAATTGAAAACGACGGAGTAG AATCACACGCCACAAACGCCGTTGTCAACAGAGTAGCTTTAAAGCTTCGCCAGGAACTCTCGAAGCTTAATTTAAATGATGAATTTACCCGATCAACGTCGACGACGCTATCAACAAATCCACTCGTTCTCGGAAAAGTTGTTCTTCGACCAGACACGAGACTCGATAAGAGAAAA GTTTCAGTACACTACAACCGCGATGTTCGAGCTCGATACATCGTTGAACAACCTGATCTACCCAATCTGTTAAAACTTATGAGCCATCGGGCACCGGCTTGCACAAGTGGTGGAAGGAGAAGAGCAAATGGATTCAAAACTGCCGAAGAAGACTTTTGGTGGGCATGTGGACTATGCTTCTTTGAAAGGCGAAAGAAATCGACAGTCAAAGCCCATGTAATACAGAAAGTTTGCCAGAAAACCTCTTTGAGGAAAGAAATGAGACAAAGAAGAAAGGCGTTGGGCCATTTGAAAAGATACGCAAGCTGTGAGTTTAGCACTGAAGAACACGAGGACTTTGAGTTCCTGACTTGGAACAGTCCTCTTTCTGTCTAA